From a region of the Acidimicrobiales bacterium genome:
- a CDS encoding response regulator transcription factor, which translates to MAQVGTRVLVVEDEESFVEALTLGLKREGFDVVVARDGVQALTLFDAARPDLVLLDLMLPGVSGIDVCREIRTRSNVPVVMVTAKDTELDTVVGLEVGADDYVTKPYRMRELVARMRAVLRRTPVGPAVDSDIEVLEADGIRLDLGRHELTVHGIVTPLPRKEFEVLELLLLHAGRVMTRESLLDRVWGADYVGDTKTLDVHIKRIRAKIEDDPAHPTRITTIRGVGYRFEDDHAGGRGAMR; encoded by the coding sequence ATGGCACAGGTCGGCACACGGGTGCTGGTGGTCGAGGACGAGGAGTCGTTCGTGGAGGCGCTCACACTCGGGCTCAAGCGCGAAGGCTTCGATGTGGTCGTCGCCCGCGACGGCGTGCAGGCGCTCACGCTGTTCGATGCGGCGCGACCCGACCTCGTCTTGCTCGACCTCATGCTCCCGGGCGTCTCGGGGATCGACGTGTGCCGCGAGATCCGGACCCGGTCGAACGTCCCCGTCGTCATGGTGACCGCCAAGGACACCGAGCTCGACACCGTGGTGGGGCTTGAAGTTGGCGCCGACGACTACGTGACGAAGCCGTACCGCATGCGCGAGCTGGTGGCCCGCATGCGCGCCGTGCTCCGGCGCACCCCGGTGGGGCCCGCGGTCGACAGCGACATCGAGGTGCTGGAGGCCGACGGCATCCGACTCGACCTGGGGCGTCACGAGCTGACCGTGCACGGCATCGTCACGCCGCTTCCCCGGAAGGAGTTCGAAGTCCTCGAACTGTTGCTGCTGCATGCCGGAAGGGTCATGACCCGGGAGAGCCTTCTCGACCGGGTCTGGGGCGCCGACTACGTGGGGGACACCAAGACGCTCGACGTCCACATCAAGCGCATCCGGGCCAAGATCGAGGACGACCCGGCGCACCCGACGAGGATCACCACGATCCGAGGGGTGGGCTATCGGTTCGAGGACGACCACGCCGGCGGGCGCGGAGCGATGCGGTGA
- a CDS encoding response regulator transcription factor yields MARVDVVVVGAAELCERLITELHRHAVVTATIAPDDDLVAEMRRLSPVVAVIDIAGLHEPSAALREVRRVSGAAVVALCADDVAVVDLLGIADDALSRPERVRELVARVRALLRRCQPEVADEDHETISAGDVVLDRERHRVVVAGEVVDLPLKQFRILELLLVNAGQVLPRRTLVSRVWGPDSMVDSNTLEVQMKRLRDALAGRSSTTIRTVRGLGYVLERSSTP; encoded by the coding sequence ATGGCAAGGGTGGACGTCGTCGTCGTCGGCGCCGCGGAGTTGTGCGAGCGACTGATCACGGAACTGCACCGCCACGCCGTCGTGACCGCCACGATTGCCCCCGATGACGACCTCGTCGCCGAGATGCGGCGGCTCTCGCCGGTGGTGGCGGTGATCGACATCGCCGGGCTCCACGAGCCTTCCGCGGCGCTCCGCGAGGTGCGCCGGGTCTCGGGCGCCGCCGTTGTGGCCCTGTGCGCCGACGACGTTGCGGTGGTGGACCTGCTCGGCATCGCCGACGACGCCCTGAGCCGCCCCGAACGGGTCCGTGAGTTGGTGGCCCGGGTGCGGGCGCTGCTCCGTCGGTGCCAACCCGAGGTGGCGGACGAGGACCACGAGACGATCTCGGCCGGCGACGTGGTGCTCGACCGCGAGCGGCATCGTGTCGTGGTCGCCGGAGAGGTGGTGGACCTGCCGCTGAAGCAGTTCCGCATCCTCGAGCTGCTCCTGGTCAACGCGGGCCAGGTGCTGCCCCGCCGGACCCTTGTCTCCCGGGTGTGGGGCCCGGACTCGATGGTCGACTCCAACACGCTCGAGGTGCAGATGAAGCGCCTCCGCGACGCGCTGGCGGGCCGGTCGTCGACGACCATTCGCACCGTCCGAGGGCTCGGCTACGTTCTCGAACGGTCCTCGACCCCGTGA
- the pstB gene encoding phosphate ABC transporter ATP-binding protein PstB produces the protein MIAVEGDNRMQVAEHSLPDIRLVTSGDAGPQSDDDHPVVMEATGLHVHYGPFRAVRDVDLAIRRSEITALIGPSGCGKSTVLRCFNRMNDLIEIARVEGRLTYHGIDVYGADADAGEVRRRIGMVFQKPNPFPKSIYENVAFGPRVNGLRSKQALDEIVERSLRGAALWDEVKDRLKASALGLSGGQQQRLCIARAIAIEPEVLLMDEPCSALDPVATAHIEDLMHDIKAQYTIVIVTHNMQQAARVSDRTAFFTTEVSEQGDRRTGVLVEFGRTERIFSKPDDERTERYITGRFG, from the coding sequence GTGATCGCCGTGGAAGGAGACAACCGCATGCAGGTTGCCGAGCACTCTCTGCCGGACATACGCCTGGTGACCAGCGGCGACGCCGGCCCGCAGTCCGACGACGACCACCCCGTTGTCATGGAGGCGACGGGGCTGCACGTCCACTACGGGCCGTTCCGAGCCGTGCGCGACGTCGACCTCGCCATCCGGCGCAGCGAGATCACCGCGCTCATCGGGCCGTCGGGGTGCGGCAAGTCGACGGTCCTGCGCTGCTTCAACCGCATGAACGACCTCATCGAGATCGCCCGGGTGGAAGGTCGCCTGACTTACCACGGCATCGACGTCTACGGCGCCGACGCCGACGCCGGTGAGGTCCGCCGCCGCATCGGCATGGTGTTCCAGAAGCCCAACCCGTTCCCCAAGTCGATCTACGAGAACGTGGCCTTCGGTCCCCGCGTGAACGGGCTGCGATCCAAGCAAGCGCTCGATGAGATCGTGGAGCGGTCGTTGCGCGGCGCGGCGTTGTGGGACGAGGTCAAGGACCGCCTCAAGGCCTCGGCCCTGGGCCTGTCCGGCGGCCAGCAGCAACGCCTTTGCATCGCCAGGGCCATCGCCATCGAGCCCGAGGTGCTGCTCATGGACGAGCCGTGCTCCGCCCTCGACCCCGTCGCCACCGCGCACATCGAGGACCTCATGCACGACATCAAGGCGCAGTACACCATCGTCATCGTCACCCACAACATGCAGCAGGCGGCCCGGGTCAGCGACCGCACGGCCTTCTTCACCACCGAGGTCAGCGAGCAGGGGGACCGGCGCACCGGCGTGCTCGTGGAGTTCGGCCGGACCGAGCGCATCTTCTCCAAGCCCGACGACGAGCGCACCGAGCGCTACATCACCGGCCGCTTCGGCTGA
- the pstA gene encoding phosphate ABC transporter permease PstA → MTAPVASLASTVDARRRLRDIVFRGLLYAALGIALGTLLVLLVDTVNQGRPKIGMDLYRNFPSARPARAGIQSAVYGSLWVVGITALLSLPLGVGTAVYLEEYARQGRWYNRLIELNIQNLAAVPSIVYGILGLAFIARGPLGWGPTIRTAALTLTLVVLPTVIISSREALRAVPPSLRQGALALGATRWQAIWRQVLPGAAPGIATGSILAVSRALGESAPLLLLGGLAFISFNPPAGLGALDSAYTVLPIQVFQYATDARQEFHMIAAATIVVLLAMLLFLNGLAIFIRNKYQRKW, encoded by the coding sequence GTGACCGCGCCCGTGGCCTCGCTGGCCAGCACCGTCGACGCCCGACGACGGCTGCGCGACATCGTGTTCCGCGGCCTGCTCTACGCGGCCCTGGGCATCGCCCTCGGCACCCTGTTGGTGCTGCTGGTCGACACCGTCAACCAGGGCAGGCCCAAGATCGGCATGGACCTCTACCGCAACTTCCCCTCGGCCCGCCCGGCCCGGGCGGGCATCCAGTCGGCCGTCTACGGCTCGCTGTGGGTCGTCGGCATCACTGCCCTGCTGTCGCTCCCGCTCGGGGTCGGTACTGCCGTCTACCTGGAGGAGTACGCCCGGCAGGGCCGTTGGTACAACCGCCTGATCGAGCTGAACATCCAGAACCTCGCGGCAGTGCCGTCGATCGTCTACGGCATCCTCGGGCTGGCCTTCATCGCACGGGGCCCGCTGGGATGGGGGCCCACCATTCGGACCGCGGCGCTGACCCTCACCCTCGTGGTGCTCCCCACCGTGATCATCTCGTCGCGCGAGGCGCTGCGGGCGGTGCCCCCGTCGTTGCGCCAGGGCGCGCTGGCCCTGGGCGCCACCCGGTGGCAGGCGATCTGGCGGCAGGTCCTCCCCGGCGCGGCGCCGGGGATCGCCACCGGCAGCATCCTGGCGGTCTCCCGGGCGCTGGGCGAGTCGGCCCCGTTGCTGTTGCTGGGCGGGCTCGCCTTCATCTCGTTCAACCCCCCGGCGGGCCTCGGCGCCCTCGACTCCGCGTACACGGTGCTGCCCATCCAGGTGTTCCAGTACGCCACCGACGCCCGCCAGGAGTTCCACATGATCGCGGCGGCCACGATCGTCGTTTTGCTGGCGATGCTCCTGTTCCTCAACGGGCTCGCCATCTTCATCCGCAACAAGTACCAACGGAAATGGTGA
- the pstC gene encoding phosphate ABC transporter permease subunit PstC, translated as MTSAASTAATAAVPVVTLRPTGALRRRQRFERLVKAVLLASALVSVATTVLIVFSLLQPTVEFFQEVSFGEFFGGTDWSPNFEPASFGVWPIIGGTLVVTGIALLVAVPCGLGAAFYLSEYARPRARRVLKPVLELLAGIPTVVFGFFALTFVNPELVAKLWPIGDVSTFSALGAGLVMGVMILPIMTSLSEDAMSAVPQSLRQAGVALGATRREVCTKVVFPAALSGIVAATVLAVSRAIGETMIALLAAGNRPNLSANPGEDMQTMTAFIGSTALGDIATQTIQYKTIFAVGALLFAVTFVLNIVSIRVVRRFRQAYE; from the coding sequence GTGACCAGCGCCGCATCGACGGCGGCGACCGCAGCGGTGCCCGTGGTGACGCTTCGTCCCACGGGCGCCCTGCGTCGGCGGCAACGGTTCGAGCGGCTGGTGAAGGCCGTCCTGTTGGCGAGCGCCCTGGTGTCGGTGGCCACCACCGTCCTGATCGTCTTCTCGCTCCTGCAGCCGACGGTCGAGTTCTTCCAGGAGGTGTCGTTCGGCGAGTTTTTCGGCGGCACCGACTGGTCGCCGAACTTCGAACCTGCGTCCTTCGGCGTGTGGCCCATCATCGGGGGCACGCTGGTTGTCACCGGCATCGCCCTGCTGGTCGCCGTGCCGTGCGGGCTCGGCGCTGCCTTCTACCTCAGCGAGTACGCCCGCCCGCGAGCCCGCCGGGTGCTCAAGCCGGTACTGGAGCTCCTCGCCGGCATCCCCACCGTGGTGTTCGGCTTCTTCGCACTGACCTTCGTCAACCCCGAGCTGGTGGCCAAGCTGTGGCCGATCGGCGACGTCAGCACCTTCTCCGCCCTCGGCGCCGGCCTGGTCATGGGCGTGATGATCCTGCCGATCATGACGTCGCTGTCGGAGGACGCCATGTCGGCCGTGCCGCAGTCGCTGCGCCAGGCAGGCGTCGCCTTGGGCGCCACCCGCCGGGAGGTCTGCACCAAGGTGGTGTTCCCGGCCGCCCTGTCGGGGATCGTGGCCGCCACCGTGCTCGCCGTGTCGCGTGCCATCGGCGAGACGATGATCGCCCTCCTGGCCGCCGGGAACCGCCCGAACCTGTCGGCCAACCCGGGCGAGGACATGCAGACGATGACCGCCTTCATCGGCAGCACGGCGCTGGGCGACATCGCCACCCAGACCATCCAGTACAAGACGATCTTCGCGGTGGGCGCCCTCCTGTTCGCGGTCACCTTCGTCCTGAACATCGTCAGCATCCGCGTCGTGCGCCGCTTCCGACAGGCCTACGAGTGA
- a CDS encoding PstS family phosphate ABC transporter substrate-binding protein → MRYIKHRRSAVVPAVAVALLLVTAACGSDTDDDATGVPAASTGDTAGLTSLKGTIRMDGSSTVAPVMKVAAEDFQTATKNGVAVTVGVSGTGGGFEKFCRGETDISNASRKIKAGTADKPGEKEACTTGGVQYAELQVANDALSVIVNPDNTWAKCLTVDHLKKVWRADAPVGNWKDVDPSFPDKPIKRFGAGTDSGTFDYFTEAVNGKSGVITKDYNPSEDDNVTITGVSGDDGAVGFLGLSYALENKGKVTAVQIDGGKGCVTPEAKTVQDGTYAPLGRPLFVYVSTKAAIRPEVKAFVNYYFDNVDTITKEALFVALTAEQKQKALDAAKAAGI, encoded by the coding sequence TTGCGATACATCAAGCACCGTCGTTCGGCCGTCGTGCCGGCCGTGGCCGTGGCCCTGTTGCTGGTCACCGCGGCATGCGGCAGCGACACCGACGACGACGCCACCGGCGTCCCTGCGGCGTCCACCGGCGACACGGCCGGCCTGACTTCGCTCAAAGGCACGATCCGCATGGACGGCTCGTCGACGGTCGCACCGGTCATGAAGGTGGCGGCCGAGGACTTCCAGACGGCGACCAAGAACGGCGTGGCCGTCACCGTCGGCGTGTCCGGCACCGGCGGCGGCTTCGAGAAGTTCTGCCGGGGCGAGACCGACATCTCCAACGCGTCACGGAAGATCAAGGCAGGAACCGCCGACAAGCCCGGCGAGAAGGAAGCCTGCACCACGGGCGGCGTGCAGTACGCCGAGCTCCAGGTGGCCAACGACGCCCTGTCGGTGATCGTCAACCCCGACAACACCTGGGCCAAGTGCCTCACCGTCGACCACCTGAAGAAGGTGTGGCGTGCCGATGCCCCGGTCGGCAACTGGAAGGACGTCGACCCGTCGTTCCCCGACAAGCCCATCAAGCGCTTCGGGGCGGGCACCGACTCCGGCACGTTCGACTATTTCACCGAGGCGGTCAACGGCAAGAGCGGCGTCATCACCAAGGACTACAACCCGTCGGAGGACGACAACGTCACCATCACGGGCGTGTCGGGCGACGACGGTGCCGTCGGGTTCCTGGGCCTGTCGTACGCCCTCGAGAACAAGGGCAAGGTGACGGCCGTCCAGATCGACGGAGGCAAGGGCTGCGTCACCCCCGAGGCCAAGACCGTGCAGGACGGCACCTACGCCCCGCTCGGCCGGCCGCTGTTCGTCTACGTGTCCACCAAGGCGGCGATCCGTCCCGAGGTGAAGGCGTTCGTGAACTACTACTTCGACAACGTCGACACCATCACCAAGGAGGCGTTGTTCGTCGCCCTCACGGCCGAGCAGAAGCAGAAGGCCCTCGACGCCGCCAAGGCAGCCGGGATCTGA
- the tatA gene encoding twin-arginine translocase TatA/TatE family subunit: MPSLGGPELLIVLLVVLLLFGGSRLPKLARSLGQAQREFRQGTDEPT; encoded by the coding sequence ATGCCGTCACTCGGAGGGCCTGAGCTGCTGATCGTGCTCCTCGTCGTGTTGCTGCTCTTCGGCGGCTCCCGGCTGCCGAAGCTGGCCCGCTCGCTCGGCCAGGCGCAACGTGAGTTCCGCCAGGGCACCGACGAGCCCACCTGA
- a CDS encoding PhoX family phosphatase, with translation MTLLDDRHEPNDLSDLVHAAVSRRSLLTGGVAAAVGAFLLHGNTAGPLRALGAAPAAAAHAHRTTRFGFTPIEASTADAVAVPPEYEYQVLYRWGDPVRGEGPKFRFDASNSADEQAQQAGMGHDGMHFFPLAPTARGRERGLLVMNHEFAESFLLFADGDSSSTPERVRKSQNAHGVSVVEVENVDGRWEVVASGFSRRITANTPMALAGPAARHPLMRTNGDAAGTRVLGTVNNCASGQTPWGTYLTCEENFNGYFGTATPATVTTDMAAYGITPDGNGLGWWRQDRRFDVAAEPNEPNRFGWIVEIDPFRKNAVPTKRTALGRFKHENAFVSETADGRVVVYSGDDERGQFVYKFVGARPWRDVVAEGESPLDDGTLYVARFDDDATAGDGRGVGTWLPLVHGNGPLVAPAFPDQASVLVRARQAAAALGATRMDRPEWITADPSTGDVYCTMTNNSRRGTTAQPVDEANPRPRNPWGHIIRWTETGGDHGATTFAWDLFVLAGDPANPAHGTTGDLDAFGSPDGLGFDRFGRLWIQTDGAQPVACNNQMLVADPATKEVRRFLVGPKGCEITGLAFTPDNRTLFVNVQHPGEAGTATEPRAQSNWPDFRPDGRPRDATVVIRRRDGGVVGS, from the coding sequence ATGACCCTTCTCGACGACCGGCACGAGCCCAACGACCTTTCCGACTTGGTGCACGCAGCAGTGAGCAGGCGCTCGCTGCTGACCGGCGGCGTCGCCGCTGCCGTCGGCGCCTTTCTCCTCCACGGCAACACAGCGGGTCCGCTCCGGGCGTTGGGGGCGGCACCGGCCGCGGCGGCCCACGCGCACCGGACCACGCGCTTCGGCTTCACCCCCATCGAGGCGTCCACTGCCGATGCCGTCGCCGTGCCGCCGGAGTACGAGTACCAGGTCCTCTACCGCTGGGGAGACCCCGTTCGAGGTGAGGGGCCGAAGTTCCGGTTCGACGCCTCGAACAGCGCCGACGAACAGGCCCAGCAGGCAGGCATGGGCCACGACGGGATGCACTTCTTCCCCCTGGCGCCCACGGCCCGAGGCCGTGAGCGGGGCCTGCTGGTGATGAACCACGAGTTTGCCGAGAGCTTCCTGCTCTTCGCCGACGGCGACTCGAGCTCGACCCCCGAGCGAGTCCGGAAGTCGCAGAACGCCCACGGCGTCTCCGTCGTCGAGGTCGAAAACGTCGACGGCCGATGGGAAGTGGTGGCGAGCGGCTTCAGTCGGCGCATCACCGCGAACACGCCGATGGCGCTCGCAGGCCCGGCCGCCCGCCATCCCCTGATGAGGACCAACGGCGACGCCGCGGGCACCCGCGTGCTCGGCACCGTCAACAACTGCGCCTCCGGCCAGACGCCGTGGGGCACGTACCTCACGTGCGAAGAGAACTTCAACGGCTACTTCGGGACTGCCACACCCGCAACCGTCACGACCGACATGGCCGCCTACGGCATCACGCCCGACGGCAACGGCCTCGGCTGGTGGCGCCAGGACCGCCGCTTCGACGTGGCCGCCGAGCCCAACGAGCCCAATCGGTTCGGCTGGATAGTGGAGATCGACCCCTTCCGCAAGAACGCCGTCCCGACCAAGCGGACCGCGCTCGGGCGCTTCAAGCACGAGAACGCCTTCGTGAGCGAGACGGCCGACGGGCGGGTGGTCGTCTACAGCGGCGACGACGAGCGCGGGCAGTTCGTCTACAAGTTCGTCGGTGCTCGTCCGTGGCGCGACGTGGTGGCGGAGGGCGAGAGCCCGCTCGACGACGGGACGCTCTACGTGGCCCGCTTCGACGACGACGCCACCGCAGGCGACGGGCGCGGGGTGGGCACGTGGCTGCCGCTGGTACACGGCAACGGTCCGCTGGTGGCACCCGCCTTCCCCGACCAGGCGAGCGTCCTCGTCCGCGCCCGTCAGGCAGCCGCCGCCCTGGGCGCCACCAGGATGGACCGGCCCGAGTGGATCACCGCCGACCCCTCGACCGGCGACGTCTACTGCACCATGACGAACAACAGCCGGCGGGGCACGACGGCGCAGCCGGTCGACGAGGCCAACCCCCGGCCCCGCAACCCGTGGGGCCACATCATCCGCTGGACAGAGACGGGCGGTGACCACGGCGCCACCACGTTTGCCTGGGACCTGTTCGTGCTGGCAGGTGACCCGGCCAACCCTGCGCACGGCACCACCGGCGACCTCGACGCCTTCGGTTCGCCCGACGGCTTGGGTTTCGACCGCTTCGGTCGGCTGTGGATCCAGACGGACGGGGCGCAGCCGGTGGCGTGCAACAACCAGATGCTCGTGGCCGACCCCGCCACCAAGGAGGTGCGCCGCTTCCTGGTCGGCCCCAAGGGGTGCGAGATCACCGGGCTCGCCTTCACGCCCGACAACCGCACGCTCTTCGTCAACGTCCAGCACCCTGGCGAAGCGGGCACGGCCACCGAGCCCAGGGCACAGAGCAACTGGCCCGACTTCCGGCCCGACGGGCGTCCTCGTGACGCCACCGTCGTCATCCGCCGTCGCGACGGCGGCGTCGTCGGGTCGTAG
- a CDS encoding hydantoinase B/oxoprolinase family protein: protein MDPASLQVLISQLTGVAEEMGAVLRRAAFSPNIKERADCSAALFTAEGELLVQAEHIPVHLGSMPASVRAALDAGYDLQPGDQLVLNDPFAGGTHLNDITLVAPCFVDGRLVGWAANRAHHADVGGMVPGSIPPDATEIQQEGFRIPPVLWSPTVAALLEANSRTPEERRGDIAAQVGANVVGVARLAEFADAPLDEVCEYGERRMRAALAAFPDGEWTFEDVLDSPPAVIRLRLVVSGDEVIFDFTGTDPQQRGNVNAVEAVTVSSVAFALRCVTDPTIPANGGALRPVRVVAPEGTVVAATFPVAVGAGNVEVSQRVADVCFGALAQAVPDRVPAASQGTMNNLLMGGDGWVYYETIGGGQGARPGRDGQSAVQTGMTNTQNTPIEALERAFPLRVRRYRVRPGSGGDGQHRGGDGIERDVEVLEPTTVSLVTERRISAPWGLAGGEPGSPGENLLLPGGDVMHAQRLPDKCTVRLQAGDVLRMLTPGGGGLGRSP from the coding sequence GTGGATCCTGCGTCGCTCCAAGTCCTGATCTCGCAGTTGACCGGCGTGGCCGAGGAGATGGGCGCCGTGCTGCGCCGGGCCGCCTTCAGTCCCAACATCAAGGAGCGGGCCGACTGCTCCGCCGCGCTGTTCACCGCCGAGGGGGAACTGTTGGTGCAGGCCGAGCACATCCCCGTGCACCTCGGCTCCATGCCTGCCTCGGTGCGCGCCGCGCTCGATGCGGGCTACGACCTGCAACCGGGCGACCAGCTTGTGCTCAACGACCCGTTCGCGGGCGGTACTCACCTGAACGACATCACGTTGGTGGCGCCGTGCTTCGTGGACGGGCGGCTGGTCGGATGGGCGGCCAACCGCGCGCACCACGCCGACGTGGGCGGCATGGTGCCGGGATCGATCCCGCCCGATGCCACCGAGATCCAGCAGGAGGGCTTCCGCATTCCGCCGGTGTTGTGGAGCCCGACGGTGGCGGCGCTGTTGGAAGCCAACTCCCGCACGCCTGAGGAACGACGGGGCGACATCGCCGCGCAGGTGGGCGCCAACGTGGTGGGCGTGGCCCGCTTGGCCGAGTTCGCCGACGCGCCGCTTGACGAGGTGTGCGAGTACGGCGAGCGACGCATGCGGGCGGCGTTGGCCGCGTTCCCTGATGGGGAGTGGACGTTCGAAGACGTGCTCGACTCGCCGCCGGCGGTGATCCGCTTGCGGCTGGTCGTGTCGGGCGACGAGGTGATCTTCGACTTCACGGGCACCGACCCGCAGCAGCGGGGCAACGTCAACGCCGTCGAAGCGGTCACGGTGTCGTCGGTCGCCTTCGCCCTGCGATGCGTGACCGACCCGACCATCCCGGCCAACGGTGGCGCGCTGCGGCCGGTGCGAGTGGTGGCGCCCGAAGGAACGGTTGTGGCCGCCACGTTCCCCGTGGCGGTGGGCGCGGGCAACGTTGAGGTGAGCCAGCGGGTGGCCGACGTCTGCTTCGGTGCGCTGGCCCAAGCGGTGCCCGACCGGGTGCCTGCGGCGAGCCAGGGCACGATGAACAACCTGCTGATGGGCGGCGACGGTTGGGTGTACTACGAGACCATCGGCGGCGGGCAGGGAGCACGGCCCGGGCGCGACGGCCAGTCGGCCGTCCAGACGGGCATGACCAACACGCAGAACACGCCGATCGAGGCGCTGGAACGGGCGTTCCCGTTGCGGGTGCGCCGCTACCGGGTACGACCCGGCAGCGGCGGGGACGGGCAGCACCGAGGCGGCGACGGCATCGAGCGCGACGTGGAGGTGCTGGAGCCGACCACGGTCTCGCTGGTGACCGAGCGCCGCATCAGCGCGCCGTGGGGGTTGGCAGGCGGCGAGCCGGGCTCACCGGGCGAGAACCTGCTGCTGCCCGGCGGCGACGTAATGCATGCGCAGCGGCTGCCCGACAAGTGCACCGTTCGTCTCCAGGCGGGTGATGTCTTGCGAATGCTCACCCCCGGCGGTGGTGGTTTGGGAAGGAGTCCGTAA